In the Malaya genurostris strain Urasoe2022 chromosome 1, Malgen_1.1, whole genome shotgun sequence genome, one interval contains:
- the LOC131435813 gene encoding alpha-amylase 2-like, which produces MLVGLVLGLATVVSGQFETNQWPNRSTIVHLFEWKWNDIADECERFLAPSGYAAVQVSPPTENTIVNEPKRPWWERYQPISYKLHTRSGTEREFADMVGRCNKVGVRIYVDLVINHMAAFTENGGTDGSTGHAKDMDFPGVPYGRADFHDPCIISDYKNAWEVRNCQLVGLPDLNHSSQWTRDRVVDLMNKLVGFGVAGFRVDAAKHMWPQDLKLIYERVNNLNISHGFAPGARAFITQEVIDLGGEGVSKYEYINLGTVTEFRFSAEIGRAFHGRNQLKWLSSWGPDWGFLQSSQALVFVDNHDNQRGHGPGGNDVLTYKNSKPYKMATAFMLAHPYGNPRVMSSFAFDNSDQGPPQDSNGNLISPTINSDGTCGAGWVCEHRWRQIYNMVGFRNAVAGTQLNDWWDNGNQQIAFCRGDKGFIAFNADSLDLDRPLQTCLPPGTYCDAISGKPINGSCTGKTIVVGPDGFANIRISTSEEDGVIALHVNYKL; this is translated from the exons ATGTTAGTGGGTTTGGTGCTAGGACTCGCGACCGTTGTGAGCGGTCAGTTCGAGACGAATCAATGGCCAAACCGGAGTACAATAGTGCATCTTTTCGAGTGGAAGTGGAACGACATTGCCGATGAGTGCGAGAGATTTTTGGCTCCCAGTGGATATGCAGCCGTTCAGGTTTCTCCACCTACGGAGAATACAATCGTGAACGAACCGAAGCGACCATGGTGGGAACGGTATCAGCCGATTTCCTACAAACTGCACACGAGGTCCGGAACGGAACGGGAATTCGCTGACATGGTTGGTCGGTGTAATAAGGTAGGAGTTCGGATCTACGTGGACTTGGTGATCAATCATATGGCAGCCTTCACGGAAAATGGCGGTACTGACGGTTCGACAGGTCACGCCAAAGATATGGATTTCCCGGGTGTTCCGTATGGAAGAGCGGATTTTCATGATCCGTGCATTATTAGTGACTATAAAAATGCTTGGGAGGTACGAAACTGTCAACTGGTTGGACTACCGGATCTGAATCATTCATCGCAATGGACACGGGACCGAGTTGTAGATCTGATGAATAAATTGGTTGGTTTTGGGGTGGCCGGGTTTCGTGTGGACGCCGCCAAACATATGTGGCCACAGGATTTGAAGCTGATTTACGAACGTGTGAATAATCTAAACATCTCCCATGGATTCGCCCCGGGAGCGAGAGCTTTCATAACACAAGAAGTCATCGACTTGGGAGGAGAGGGAGTTTCCAAGTATGAATACATAAACTTGGGAACGGTGACGGAATTTCGGTTTTCGGCCGAAATTGGTCGAGCTTTTCACGGACGCAATCAGTTGAAATGGTTGTCAAGTTGGGGGCCAGACTGGGGATTCCTGCAATCGAGTCAAGCCTTGGTTTTCGTTGACAATCACGACAACCAGCGTGGTCACGGGCCGGGCGGAAACGATGTCCTAACTTACAAGAACTCCAAACCGTACAAAATGGCAACGGCTTTTATGTTGGCCCATCCCTACGGTAATCCACGAGTCATGAGCTCATTCGCCTTCGACAATTCGGATCAAGGTCCCCCGCAGGATTCCAACGGAAACCTGATCTCACCGACCATCAATTCAGATGGCACTTGTGGAGCCGGTTGGGTTTGCGAGCATCGGTGGCGTCAAATTTACAACATGGTCGGATTTCGGAATGCCGTTGCGGGAACACAACTGAACGACTGGTGGGATAATGGGAACCAGCAGATAGCATTTTGTCGTGGGGACAAAGGGTTCATTGCGTTCAATGCGGACAGTCTGGATCTGGACAGGCCGTTGCAAACCTGCCTGCCACCAGGAACGTACTGTGATGCTATTTCCGGTAAGCCAATCAATGGATCCTGTACCGGAAAGACGATCGTCGTTGGGCCCGACGGTTTTGCAAATATTCGCATTTCAACAAGCGAAGAAGATGGCGTAATTGCTCTTCATGTCAAT TACAAGCTGTAA